The following proteins are co-located in the Spirosoma montaniterrae genome:
- a CDS encoding PKD domain-containing protein, with amino-acid sequence MHSVVRGLWAMLLIVFGMSAVQAQTQTQSIKVRGKACTPDQECRADSLTFTDSLQTGVTTRVWDFGDGTSVTKQNDSIARHVYQQPGSYTIRLTRTLSGTVTQTVTRPIVINVPPQPFPQWRTDTTICIGEKLTLDPYAGGPTPQGYKFLWYPKGDTTQTIEVDSSGCYSVEAISPNGCSYQNRVNVSVCGERPQSQGVKWYFGNNAGLDFGGGNARPIDDASLNTVEGTSSIADTKGRLLFYTDGITIYDKEGKPLKSLDPRDSAATAPKIPLGGNSKSTQSALIVPKPTCRGCEYLYYVYTTSEVRGTRQLTYSVVDMRQNGGKGAIIEKNIPVTSVGQATEQSASVRNDRDSTYWVITRLFGSNVFQINHLTRAEAPTSTTFAGGQVIDTLTKAEGYIKIGPADTTSGNEGNRPLAVVIPGPPKNSIDLFTFNDSTGAMTFRRTIDLGPAPPKAYGVEFSPDGKKLYVTMLADTNANGSQKGASYLIQYDLDQPDSLISRSRTIIDSSTTRQYGSIQIAPDGRIYVAVKGAGSVGVIENPNGGLLDPVRFNPEGQTLGGKTSQLGLPNLVANFNDQSSGPGFTYADTCANQPTIFQASPNCPKLKETYTWDFGDGSRPVSTTALQPQVHTYREAKDYIVSLRIVTLKSDGKTVCRDTTINDTITIVETPPDIRLGADTAICNRRGITLDLKVNAKLYVWVVNGVVAARQKTLLLDRPGFYYVVGIAANGGCFKTDTIEVQIKPPPSLDLGPDTVFCYRSAVNLTVPQQQWREFQWSNGSTDRTTSVNRPGTYSVVARFTTDNTVCENSDTIQVSELPKINLQASLTGPRGCTSTDGVIDITPTPAGSYTYLWTRSDGATLPSNVNRQTNLPEGTYRISATDTVHSCKADTAFTLRSPANQLAITPIVNDALCSRPNSGTISLRVTGGTVATYNWLNQNNIQVATTPVFDAAAPGRYNVLVTDTQGCKASSDSIRVGLDSTAFARLGPDTLKCAGNAVVLAPLDPDQPGNVYQWSNGATTPTISVAQPGSYSLVLRNTQNGCVGRSSIRVGDRPPPTFSLTREAILCEGDQGRAQLVANGAPTLRFQWLSPRTDTTRTITVERAGSYGIRVTDVQGCTATASARVLNLCEPRVNVPDAFTPNNDGVNDQLQVFTAYVIDYDFKVYNRWGEVIFQSSNPEQKWDGSYKGTTYPAMTYPYTVTYKSESFPDRGRLQKRGTVMVIR; translated from the coding sequence ATGCATAGTGTAGTAAGGGGGCTATGGGCGATGCTGCTCATTGTGTTCGGCATGTCGGCGGTACAGGCACAAACGCAGACACAGAGCATTAAAGTCCGGGGTAAGGCATGTACGCCCGATCAGGAATGCCGGGCCGACTCGCTTACGTTTACCGATAGCCTGCAAACCGGCGTTACAACCCGTGTTTGGGACTTCGGCGACGGCACTTCCGTCACTAAACAAAACGATTCAATTGCCCGGCACGTTTACCAACAACCTGGCTCCTACACGATTCGGCTTACCCGAACGCTTAGTGGTACTGTAACGCAGACCGTTACGCGCCCCATCGTTATTAACGTGCCGCCACAACCGTTTCCGCAGTGGCGTACCGATACCACCATTTGTATCGGCGAAAAGCTGACACTCGACCCATATGCCGGTGGGCCTACACCACAGGGCTATAAATTTTTGTGGTATCCCAAGGGCGATACCACGCAAACCATTGAGGTCGATAGTTCGGGTTGCTACTCCGTTGAGGCCATTAGCCCGAATGGCTGTTCGTATCAGAACCGCGTCAATGTGTCGGTCTGTGGCGAACGCCCGCAGTCGCAGGGGGTGAAGTGGTACTTTGGCAACAACGCCGGGCTTGACTTTGGCGGTGGCAATGCGCGGCCCATCGACGATGCCAGTCTGAATACCGTTGAAGGAACGTCGTCCATCGCCGACACGAAAGGCCGGTTATTATTTTATACGGATGGTATTACGATTTACGACAAGGAAGGCAAACCGCTAAAATCGCTCGACCCACGCGATTCGGCGGCTACGGCACCTAAAATTCCGCTGGGCGGTAACTCTAAATCAACGCAGTCGGCCCTGATTGTGCCGAAGCCAACCTGCCGGGGCTGCGAGTATCTGTACTATGTGTACACAACGTCGGAGGTGCGCGGAACCAGGCAACTAACCTACAGCGTCGTAGATATGCGGCAGAATGGCGGTAAGGGGGCTATCATCGAGAAAAACATTCCTGTTACGTCTGTCGGGCAGGCTACCGAACAGTCGGCGTCGGTCCGTAATGACCGCGACTCAACGTATTGGGTAATTACCCGACTTTTCGGTAGTAACGTCTTTCAGATTAACCACCTGACGCGGGCCGAAGCCCCAACATCGACAACGTTTGCGGGGGGGCAGGTCATCGATACGCTCACCAAAGCTGAAGGCTATATCAAAATTGGTCCCGCCGATACAACCAGCGGCAACGAAGGGAATCGCCCGCTGGCGGTTGTCATTCCCGGCCCGCCCAAAAACTCCATCGACCTGTTTACGTTCAACGACTCGACCGGGGCTATGACGTTCCGACGAACAATTGACCTCGGCCCGGCACCACCCAAAGCATACGGCGTGGAGTTCTCGCCCGATGGGAAGAAACTGTACGTAACGATGCTGGCCGATACCAACGCAAATGGTAGCCAGAAGGGGGCTTCGTATTTGATACAATATGACCTCGACCAGCCCGATTCGCTGATAAGTCGATCCCGAACGATTATCGACAGTAGTACCACCCGGCAATATGGTTCGATTCAGATTGCTCCTGACGGTCGTATTTACGTGGCCGTAAAAGGGGCGGGTTCGGTGGGGGTCATCGAAAATCCGAACGGTGGCCTGCTCGACCCGGTGCGGTTTAATCCCGAAGGCCAAACGCTGGGTGGCAAAACCAGTCAGTTGGGGCTGCCGAACCTCGTTGCTAATTTCAACGATCAGTCGAGTGGACCGGGCTTTACGTATGCCGATACGTGTGCCAATCAGCCTACCATTTTTCAGGCCAGTCCGAACTGCCCGAAGCTCAAGGAAACGTACACCTGGGATTTTGGCGACGGAAGCCGCCCCGTATCGACAACGGCCCTGCAACCGCAGGTGCATACCTACCGGGAAGCCAAAGATTACATCGTTAGTCTGCGTATTGTAACACTAAAGAGCGATGGAAAAACGGTTTGTAGAGATACGACCATCAACGACACGATCACGATTGTAGAAACGCCCCCCGACATTCGGCTTGGGGCCGATACGGCTATCTGCAACCGACGTGGTATTACGCTTGATTTGAAGGTGAACGCCAAACTGTACGTCTGGGTAGTGAACGGCGTGGTGGCTGCCCGGCAGAAAACATTATTGCTCGACCGACCGGGTTTCTACTATGTCGTTGGTATTGCAGCCAATGGCGGGTGTTTCAAAACCGATACCATCGAGGTGCAGATCAAGCCCCCGCCATCGCTCGATTTGGGGCCAGACACTGTTTTCTGCTATCGCTCGGCAGTAAACCTCACCGTGCCGCAACAGCAATGGCGTGAGTTTCAGTGGAGCAACGGCAGCACCGACCGCACCACCTCCGTAAATCGTCCGGGTACATATTCCGTGGTCGCCCGGTTTACGACCGATAATACGGTTTGCGAAAACTCGGATACGATTCAGGTGAGCGAATTGCCTAAGATTAACCTACAGGCGTCGCTGACGGGGCCGCGTGGTTGTACGTCGACGGATGGGGTTATTGACATTACGCCCACTCCGGCAGGCAGCTACACGTATCTCTGGACACGGAGCGACGGAGCGACCTTACCCTCGAACGTAAACCGTCAAACCAATTTGCCGGAAGGAACCTATCGAATTAGTGCTACCGATACCGTGCATAGCTGCAAGGCTGACACGGCCTTTACGCTGCGGTCGCCAGCCAATCAATTAGCCATCACACCCATCGTGAACGATGCGCTTTGTAGCCGTCCCAACAGCGGCACCATCAGTTTGCGCGTAACGGGTGGCACCGTAGCCACATACAACTGGCTCAACCAAAATAACATTCAGGTGGCAACAACGCCCGTATTCGATGCTGCCGCACCGGGCCGCTATAACGTACTGGTGACTGATACACAGGGATGTAAAGCCAGCAGCGACAGTATCCGGGTAGGATTAGACAGCACCGCTTTTGCCCGGCTCGGACCTGATACGCTCAAGTGCGCGGGCAACGCGGTAGTACTGGCTCCGCTCGACCCCGATCAGCCCGGCAACGTATATCAATGGAGCAACGGAGCCACCACTCCTACCATTTCGGTAGCGCAACCGGGTTCGTATAGTTTAGTGCTTCGGAATACTCAGAATGGTTGCGTAGGTCGTAGCAGCATTCGCGTAGGCGACCGCCCTCCACCAACGTTTTCGCTCACCCGCGAAGCCATCTTGTGCGAAGGCGATCAGGGACGGGCGCAATTAGTGGCGAACGGCGCACCAACGTTACGCTTCCAATGGCTCAGCCCCCGCACCGACACAACCCGGACAATTACCGTTGAGCGGGCTGGGTCGTATGGTATACGCGTGACCGACGTACAAGGCTGCACCGCTACGGCCTCGGCACGGGTGCTGAACCTGTGCGAACCCCGCGTAAACGTGCCGGATGCCTTCACGCCCAACAACGACGGTGTGAATGACCAGTTGCAGGTCTTCACGGCTTATGTTATCGACTACGACTTCAAAGTGTACAATCGCTGGGGTGAAGTGATTTTTCAGAGCAGCAATCCCGAACAAAAATGGGATGGTTCCTATAAGGGAACAACGTACCCGGCCATGACGTACCCATATACGGTCACGTATAAAAGCGAGTCGTTTCCTGATCGGGGACGCCTTCAGAAACGGGGTACAGTAATGGTCATCCGATAG
- the ruvB gene encoding Holliday junction branch migration DNA helicase RuvB, whose translation MRNDILKGTGDGMTTTDKEIERALRPLSFHDFTGQAKVLENLEVFVRAAHLRGEALDHVLLHGPPGLGKTTLSHIIANELNANIKMTSGPVLDKPSDLAGLLTNLQPNDVLFIDEIHRLNPIVEEYLYSAMEDYKIDIMLDSGPNARTVQIKLNPFTLIGATTRAGMLTSPLRARFGISARLEYYDAQLLTTIVQRSSAILGTPIDENGAYEIARRSRGTPRIANNLLRRTRDFAQVRGNGYINVDIAEMALSALDVDQNGLDEMDIRILTTIIEKFKGGPVGLSTIATACGEESETIEEVYEPFLIQEGFLKRTSRGREATERAYIHLGIVPQYKTGELFG comes from the coding sequence ATGCGAAACGACATTCTTAAGGGAACGGGCGACGGCATGACGACTACCGACAAGGAAATCGAACGGGCACTTCGGCCACTCTCGTTTCATGATTTTACGGGGCAGGCCAAAGTGCTGGAGAACCTCGAAGTATTCGTGCGGGCGGCCCATCTGCGGGGCGAAGCCCTCGACCACGTGTTGTTGCACGGCCCGCCGGGCCTGGGAAAAACAACCCTGTCGCATATCATTGCGAACGAACTGAATGCCAATATTAAGATGACATCCGGGCCGGTTCTCGACAAACCGTCCGATCTGGCCGGGTTGCTAACCAATCTCCAGCCTAACGACGTATTGTTTATTGACGAAATACACCGGCTCAATCCTATTGTGGAGGAGTATCTGTATTCGGCGATGGAAGACTATAAGATTGATATTATGCTCGATTCGGGGCCAAACGCCCGAACTGTTCAGATCAAGTTGAATCCGTTTACGCTAATTGGGGCTACTACCCGCGCCGGTATGCTCACATCGCCCCTACGCGCCCGATTCGGTATTAGCGCCCGTTTGGAATACTATGATGCACAATTGCTAACTACTATTGTCCAGCGTTCGTCGGCGATTCTTGGTACGCCCATCGATGAAAATGGCGCGTATGAGATTGCACGCCGGAGCCGGGGTACACCGCGTATTGCCAACAACCTGCTTCGCCGAACTCGTGATTTTGCGCAGGTTCGGGGCAATGGATACATCAACGTTGACATTGCTGAAATGGCACTCAGCGCACTCGACGTTGACCAGAATGGTCTCGATGAGATGGATATTCGCATTCTGACGACTATTATCGAAAAGTTCAAGGGAGGGCCGGTTGGCTTAAGCACCATTGCAACCGCTTGTGGTGAGGAGTCCGAAACAATTGAGGAGGTCTATGAGCCATTTCTGATTCAGGAAGGTTTTTTGAAGCGTACCTCGCGCGGGCGTGAAGCAACCGAACGGGCTTACATTCACCTCGGCATTGTTCCCCAATACAAAACGGGTGAACTATTTGGCTAA
- a CDS encoding ArsR/SmtB family transcription factor codes for MATENIVDDDPRIEKAAYVLKAVAHPLRIKIIQILHENNELTVSAIYKNLKAEQSLISHHLINMRDKGILGIRRSGKNIYYFLVDNSVAEIIDCIYKSKMLL; via the coding sequence ATGGCTACTGAAAACATAGTAGACGATGATCCCAGAATAGAGAAGGCGGCTTACGTACTCAAAGCCGTTGCTCATCCGCTGCGTATCAAAATCATTCAGATACTGCATGAAAATAACGAGCTAACTGTTTCGGCTATTTATAAAAACCTCAAAGCTGAACAATCCCTGATTTCGCATCACTTAATAAACATGCGTGACAAAGGCATTTTGGGTATTCGCCGAAGTGGGAAAAACATTTACTACTTTTTAGTAGATAATTCTGTTGCTGAAATTATAGACTGTATTTATAAAAGTAAAATGCTTCTTTGA
- the der gene encoding ribosome biogenesis GTPase Der, with amino-acid sequence MANIVAIVGRPNVGKSTLFNRLTEQRQAIMDNQPGVTRDRHYGTAEWNGSYFTVIDTGGYVVGSDDVFEESIREQVEIAIHESTVLLFVVDTQTGITGLDEDFADVLRRTEKPVYVVANKAESGDRAQGASEFYALGLGDPYPISSMTGSGTGDLLDEVVKHFQGPGIEDPNAGIPRIAILGRPNVGKSSFLNVLTGQERSIVTDIAGTTRDAIDTRYRAYGKDFILTDTAGLRRKARIDDNIEFYSTLRSLKAMEESDVCIIMLDATRGLEAQDLNIIGQAAKLKKGMVIMVNKWDAVEKDQRTADVLRKAMIERMMPIDYVPIIFASVHEKQRIFQVMEKATEVYENKSKKIATSKLNEALQPEIEKYPPPSLKGKMVKIKYMLQVPTPSPTFVFFCNLPQYVAESYQRFLENKIRAHFDFNGVPITLFFRQK; translated from the coding sequence ATGGCTAACATTGTTGCTATTGTAGGACGCCCGAACGTGGGTAAGTCTACACTGTTTAACCGCCTGACCGAACAGCGGCAGGCTATTATGGACAATCAGCCGGGCGTAACGCGCGACCGGCATTACGGCACCGCTGAGTGGAACGGCAGTTATTTTACCGTCATAGACACAGGCGGCTATGTCGTTGGCTCCGACGACGTGTTTGAAGAGTCGATTCGGGAGCAGGTCGAGATTGCCATTCACGAATCGACAGTGCTGTTGTTTGTGGTTGATACACAAACAGGCATCACCGGACTTGACGAAGATTTCGCCGATGTACTGCGCCGGACAGAAAAGCCGGTGTATGTAGTGGCAAACAAAGCCGAATCGGGCGACCGTGCGCAGGGTGCGTCTGAGTTCTATGCATTGGGCCTGGGCGACCCCTATCCTATTTCATCCATGACTGGCTCGGGTACGGGCGATCTGCTGGACGAAGTTGTGAAGCATTTTCAGGGGCCTGGCATTGAAGACCCCAATGCGGGTATTCCGCGCATTGCCATTCTGGGTCGTCCGAACGTGGGTAAATCGTCGTTCCTGAACGTGCTGACCGGGCAGGAGCGCAGCATTGTAACCGATATTGCCGGCACCACCCGCGACGCTATCGATACGCGCTACCGGGCTTACGGCAAAGATTTTATTCTGACCGATACGGCAGGCTTACGGCGCAAAGCCCGCATTGACGATAACATCGAGTTTTACTCTACCCTGCGCTCGCTGAAAGCTATGGAGGAGTCGGACGTGTGTATTATTATGCTCGACGCTACCCGTGGGCTCGAAGCGCAGGACCTGAATATTATTGGTCAGGCTGCCAAGCTTAAAAAAGGTATGGTGATTATGGTGAACAAATGGGATGCTGTTGAAAAAGACCAACGCACCGCCGATGTGCTACGTAAGGCCATGATTGAGCGCATGATGCCCATCGATTACGTACCTATCATATTCGCATCGGTGCACGAGAAGCAGCGCATTTTCCAGGTGATGGAAAAAGCAACGGAGGTATACGAGAATAAGAGCAAGAAAATTGCTACCTCAAAACTGAATGAAGCGTTACAGCCTGAAATCGAAAAATATCCGCCCCCATCGCTGAAGGGCAAAATGGTGAAAATCAAGTACATGTTGCAGGTACCAACGCCGTCGCCAACGTTTGTTTTCTTTTGCAACCTGCCGCAGTATGTGGCAGAATCTTATCAGCGGTTTTTAGAGAATAAAATTCGAGCACACTTTGATTTCAATGGCGTACCCATTACGCTATTTTTCCGCCAGAAATAA
- the era gene encoding GTPase Era: protein MNTETIENFPADHKAGFVSIVGKPNVGKSTLMNQLVGERLSIITSKAQTTRHRIMGILNGNHNGQDFQLVYSDTPGIIKPLYKLHESMMSFVRGSLEDADVVLFVTDIFEQYDENDVIERLQKSDVPILLLINKIDQATQEQVEEKMAYWQTRFNAQEIIPISALNGFNVERVFEGVIGRLPQHPPYFPKDELTDKPERFFASEIIREKIFLNYKKEVPYSSEVIVTSFKDKEDIIVIQAEILVERATQRAILLGEGGRMIKKTGIMAREELERFFGKKVFLEQFVKVEPDWRQKERMLKRLGYDE, encoded by the coding sequence ATGAATACCGAGACTATAGAAAATTTTCCGGCTGACCATAAAGCCGGCTTCGTCAGCATTGTCGGCAAACCCAACGTCGGCAAATCGACCCTGATGAATCAGCTCGTCGGCGAACGATTGAGCATCATCACTTCCAAAGCCCAGACTACGCGACACCGCATTATGGGCATTCTGAACGGCAATCACAACGGGCAGGATTTCCAATTAGTCTATTCCGATACGCCGGGTATCATCAAGCCGCTGTATAAGCTACACGAGTCGATGATGAGCTTCGTGCGTGGTTCGCTCGAAGATGCCGACGTGGTGCTGTTCGTGACCGATATTTTTGAACAGTACGATGAAAACGATGTCATCGAACGGTTGCAAAAATCAGACGTGCCGATTCTGCTGCTTATTAACAAAATCGATCAGGCCACGCAGGAGCAGGTTGAAGAAAAAATGGCTTACTGGCAGACGCGTTTCAACGCACAGGAAATCATCCCGATTTCGGCACTGAACGGCTTCAATGTCGAGCGCGTATTTGAGGGCGTTATTGGCCGCCTGCCGCAGCACCCGCCCTATTTTCCAAAAGACGAACTGACCGACAAACCCGAGCGTTTCTTTGCATCGGAAATCATCCGCGAGAAAATCTTTCTGAACTACAAGAAAGAGGTGCCCTACAGTAGTGAGGTTATTGTTACCAGTTTCAAAGACAAGGAAGACATCATTGTTATTCAGGCTGAGATTCTGGTTGAGCGGGCTACACAGCGGGCTATTCTGCTGGGCGAAGGTGGCAGAATGATTAAAAAAACGGGCATTATGGCTCGCGAAGAACTCGAACGCTTCTTCGGAAAAAAAGTATTCCTCGAACAATTCGTTAAAGTAGAACCCGACTGGCGGCAAAAAGAGCGTATGCTCAAGCGGCTCGGATACGACGAATAA
- the hsdR gene encoding EcoAI/FtnUII family type I restriction enzme subunit R gives MLIKKNLSERDICTKFITPAIEQSGWKDKFLEEVSFTDGRIYVRGKMTARGKAKRADYILYYKPNIPVAIVEAKDNRHALGDGMQQALEYARILDIPCVFASNGDGFLFHDRTATDDSIEQELSLDEFPSPDELWRRYKQYKGIETSAEELVSLQDYYVDTAGRRPRYYQQIAINRTVEAIAKGQNRMLLVMATGTGKTYTAFQIIYRLWKSGFKKRILFLADRTALIDQTRRGDFRHFRDKMTVIRKKVLTVDGKEQLVASRKRGIDATDKAYEIFLGLYQGLTNAEGLDAFRDFSPDFFDLIVVDECHRGSADDNSAWREILTYFRTATQIGLTATPKETADVSTSEYFGDPIYTYSLRQGIDDGFLAPYRVVRVGLNVDLEGWRPERGKKDKRGLPVEDRIYNRLDFDRNIVVEERRMLVAQKITEFLKGHNRFMKTIVFCVDIEHAEGMRSALARQNADLVRQNSKYVMRITGDEEEGKRELDNFINPEERYPVIACTSKLMTTGVDAQTCQLIVLDTNIQSMTEFKQIIGRGTRINEEFGKLYFTIFDFRNVTDLFADPAFDGDPVRVKLVDDDGDVANIEDEEEADTAPLTDADTGDTLTPEPPKIRYLIDDADPLAQEDRKVFVNGIDVTVLNSRELIFDTDGKAVLVGLKDYTRDRFRQKFQSMDAFMTYWNATDRKQAIVQELTEQNVLLDSFIEAVDKDADLFDLICHVAFDQKPLTRKERAEQVKKRDYFARYGPAARAVLEALLDKYADEGIMLIEDVKVLQVRPFDQFGSPVEIVNKTFGGKIAYLRAVRELEQEIYSASA, from the coding sequence ATGCTCATCAAGAAAAACCTTTCCGAACGCGACATCTGTACCAAGTTTATTACGCCAGCCATTGAGCAGTCGGGCTGGAAAGACAAATTCCTCGAAGAAGTCTCTTTCACCGATGGACGTATTTATGTACGGGGTAAAATGACCGCTCGGGGCAAAGCTAAACGTGCCGACTACATTCTCTATTACAAGCCTAACATTCCAGTCGCCATTGTTGAAGCCAAAGACAATCGTCACGCCCTCGGCGATGGGATGCAGCAGGCACTCGAATACGCCCGCATTCTCGACATTCCCTGCGTGTTTGCTTCCAATGGCGATGGCTTTCTGTTCCACGACCGCACGGCCACCGACGACTCTATCGAGCAGGAACTCAGCTTAGACGAGTTTCCCTCGCCCGACGAACTCTGGCGACGCTATAAACAATACAAAGGCATCGAAACGTCGGCTGAAGAACTGGTATCATTACAGGATTACTACGTGGATACCGCCGGACGACGCCCCCGCTACTATCAGCAAATTGCCATTAACCGAACGGTCGAAGCCATTGCCAAAGGCCAAAACCGGATGCTGCTGGTGATGGCTACCGGCACGGGCAAAACCTACACCGCTTTCCAGATTATTTACCGGCTCTGGAAAAGCGGTTTCAAAAAACGTATCCTGTTCCTGGCCGACCGAACCGCTCTGATCGACCAGACGCGACGGGGTGATTTTCGGCATTTTCGGGATAAAATGACCGTCATCCGCAAGAAAGTCCTCACGGTCGATGGCAAAGAACAGTTGGTCGCCAGCCGCAAGCGGGGCATCGACGCAACCGACAAAGCCTACGAGATTTTCCTGGGTTTGTATCAGGGCCTGACCAACGCCGAGGGCTTAGACGCGTTTCGGGACTTCTCACCCGATTTTTTCGACCTGATTGTAGTCGATGAGTGCCACCGGGGCAGTGCCGACGACAATTCTGCCTGGCGCGAGATTTTGACGTATTTCCGAACTGCCACGCAGATCGGCCTGACCGCTACGCCCAAAGAAACCGCCGACGTATCGACCAGCGAATACTTTGGTGACCCCATCTACACCTACTCGCTCCGGCAGGGGATCGACGATGGTTTTCTGGCTCCCTACCGCGTCGTGCGTGTGGGGCTGAACGTGGACCTTGAAGGCTGGCGACCCGAACGGGGCAAAAAAGACAAGCGCGGCCTGCCCGTAGAAGACCGCATCTATAATCGGCTCGATTTTGACCGTAACATCGTGGTTGAGGAACGGCGGATGCTGGTGGCGCAGAAGATTACGGAGTTTCTGAAAGGCCATAACCGCTTCATGAAAACCATTGTCTTCTGTGTAGACATTGAACACGCTGAAGGGATGCGCTCAGCCCTGGCTCGTCAAAACGCCGATTTGGTGCGGCAGAACAGCAAGTACGTGATGCGCATCACGGGCGACGAAGAAGAAGGCAAGCGTGAACTCGACAATTTTATCAATCCCGAAGAACGCTATCCAGTCATTGCCTGCACCTCCAAGCTGATGACAACGGGCGTGGATGCGCAAACCTGCCAGTTGATTGTACTGGACACCAACATCCAGTCGATGACCGAGTTTAAGCAGATTATTGGGCGGGGCACCCGCATCAACGAAGAGTTTGGCAAGCTGTACTTCACCATTTTCGACTTCCGAAACGTAACAGACCTGTTTGCCGACCCGGCTTTCGACGGCGACCCCGTGCGGGTGAAGCTCGTTGATGACGACGGAGACGTGGCCAATATTGAGGATGAGGAAGAGGCCGACACGGCCCCGCTCACCGATGCCGACACCGGCGATACGCTAACGCCCGAACCGCCTAAAATCCGCTACCTGATTGACGACGCTGACCCGCTTGCTCAGGAAGACCGCAAGGTGTTTGTGAACGGCATTGATGTAACGGTGTTGAACAGTCGCGAACTGATATTCGATACCGACGGCAAGGCTGTGCTGGTGGGCCTGAAAGACTACACCCGCGACCGCTTCCGGCAGAAATTTCAGAGCATGGACGCGTTTATGACGTACTGGAACGCTACCGACCGTAAACAGGCCATTGTGCAGGAACTAACCGAACAGAATGTGCTGCTCGATTCGTTTATCGAAGCCGTGGACAAAGACGCCGACCTGTTCGACCTGATTTGCCACGTAGCGTTCGATCAGAAACCGCTGACCCGAAAAGAACGGGCCGAACAAGTCAAAAAAAGGGATTATTTTGCCCGCTACGGCCCAGCCGCCCGCGCCGTGCTCGAAGCCCTCTTAGACAAATACGCCGACGAGGGCATTATGCTTATCGAAGACGTAAAGGTGTTGCAGGTGCGGCCCTTCGACCAGTTCGGCTCGCCCGTCGAGATTGTCAACAAAACCTTCGGTGGAAAAATAGCTTACCTGCGGGCCGTGCGGGAGTTGGAGCAGGAGATTTATTCGGCGAGTGCATAA